CAAGAACCTCCTCAGGAGTGTGACCGGTTCGAGGCCCGCCGACTGCGGGAATGCCGCCGGCGCCGATTTCTCCAAAACTACGGTACGGACCGCCATCGGGCAAGAAGATTTCCGGCGCCGGCACACGGCGGAGCGCCGGCCGATTCCGCGGCCGCGAAAAAGCTGCGGCGCCGCCCCGGCCGGAGCGGCGCCGTGCGGTATCGAGCCGAGGTGCGCAATCAGACCTTGTCGGCCTGCACCTGCGACGTGCAGTGCGGGCAGCGCGTCGCGGCCTTAGGAATGGTCGACAGACAGAACGGACACTCCCGGGTGGTCGGGACCGCCGCCGGAGCCGGCGTCTCCATCTTGCTCTTGAGACGGTTGACATTCTTCACGAGCAGGAAGACGGCGAAAGCGACGATGAGGAAGCTGATGATGCTGTTGATGAAGAGGCCGTAGTTGAGGGTGACCGCCCCGGCCGCCTTGGCGAGGGCGGGAGTGGCGTAGGGTCCGGCTGTCGCACCCTCCTTGAGCGTGACAAAGAGGCTGGAGAAATCGACATTGCCGAGCAGCAAGCCGATCGGGGGCATGATGACGTCATCGACAAGCGACTTGACTATCGAGCCGAACGCGGCGCCGATAATGATACCGACCGCCATGTCGACGACATTGCCGCGCATGGCGAATTCTTTGAATTCTTTGATCATGGCCATGAACTGTTCTCTCCTTCACATAAAGGGCCAAAGAACACAGGCAACGGTGAGCCAAGAGAAATATCCGGAGCCGCTCCTCGGCGATGCAACTGAAAACTTGTCTCCGGCCGTCCATAAAGCTCTCCGGCCGGCGGGCGCCGGGACGGGAGCGCTTAGCGGCCCGGCGGTTCGGGGAGGGCGACCATGCGGTCGATTTCCTGCCGGATGGCGGCGCCGTCGAGCCGCCGCACCGTGATCACGGTCCGCTTTCCCTTGCCCCGGGCGACGGTCTTCTCCGCGACGAAGTGCTGGTCGGCCAGGCGGGCGATCTGGTGCAGGTGCGTGATCACCAGGACCTGGCACGAGACCGACAGTTTCTTCAATTTGCGGGCCACCTCGTTGGCCGTCCGGCCGCCGATGCCGGCGTCCACCTCGTCGAACACGAGCAGACCGGGTCCCAGCCGGCCATGGCGAAGTTCGGCGGACTTGAGGGCCAAAAGGACCCGCGAGATCTCGCCGCCGGAAGCGGTCTTGACGAGCGACCGGAGGGGTTCGCCGGGATTGGCCGAAAACAGGAAGCGGACCAGTTCCAGGCCGGTTTCGTGCGGCCGCACGGCGCGATCGCCGAGGATCACGCCCCCCTCGTCCTCTTCGTATGCGAAGTCGCACAGGAAACTGGCGTGGTCGACGGCGAGCTCCGCGAGTTCCTCAATGACGAGGGTGCGCAGATCGGCCGCCGCTTGGCGGCGGGCGGCCGTGAGCCGGAGGGCGTGGTCGGCGTATGTTGCGGCGCACTGTTCAGCCTGCCGTTCCAGCGCCGCGATGAGCGAATCGGTGTCGGGACGTTCCTTGAGTTGTTCACGAATGCGCTCGAGCGCGGCCAGCACCGCCTCCTCCGACCCGCCGTATTTCCTCTTAAGGCCGTAGAGCTCATCGAGGCGGAAGTTGATTTCCTCGAGCCGCGCCGGGTTGTCCTCGATCGAAGCGCCGTACTGCTCGAGGTGGCGGCGAAGGTCCTCGAGCTGGAAGTCGATCTCGGCGAGCGTCTCGGCCTGCTTTTCCAGGGCGGGGTCGACCGCGGCCATCTTATCCAGCTCCCGGCGCGCCAGTTGGAGGCGGTCGAGGATGCTTTCGTCGTCGCCCCCGATCGCGTCGGTGATCCTGGTTGCCGATTCCATGAGGCTGCGGCCGGCATCAAGGATGCGGCGTTCGCGCTCAAGTCCTTCTTCCTCGCCGGCCCGCACCTGCGCCTTCTCGATCTCCGCCTGCTGGAACATCAGGAGCTCGCGCTCGGCGGCCAGTTGGTCGCGGCGGCTGCGCACGCGGCGCAGTTCCTCGGCCGTCTCGCGCCACTCGCGGAACAGCCGCCCCGCCTCGCCGCGCCCGGGCTCGAGGCCGGCGAAGCGATCGAGGAACAACAGGTGGTTGTCCTCGTTCATGAGCATCTGCCCGGCGTGCTGGCCGAGGATTTCCGCCATCGGCGCGGCCCGCTCGCGGAGCTGGGCCACAGCGGCCGGGGCGCCGTCGATCGTCAGCTTCGAGGTCCCCGCCGTCTCCGCGATCTCGCGGAAGACCTCACACCGGGTGCGGGTCGCGGGATCTTCGAACACCGCCCGGATGGCGGCGGTGGGGGAGCCGTGGCGGATGAATTCGCGGTCGGCCCGGCCGCCCAGGGCGAGGGCGAGGGCGGTGACGATGACCGATTTGCCGGCCCCCGTTTCGCCGGTCAGGGCGATCAGACCGGGGCCGAACTCTAGCTCGGCGTCGTCGATCAGCGCGACATTGCGGATGGTCAGCGAGCGCAGCATCATTGCACCCGGCGGTGAATCTCCGCCATCAGCCGCGCGATCGCCTCCCGGTCCCCGGCCGCTTCCGCCTCGGCGAGCTGCCGTTTCAGTTCGGGAAGGCTCGCGCGGCTTCTCTGCGTGAGGAACTCCTTCAGCATCTTGCGGGCCTCGGCCTCCACTTTGTCGGGCTCCCATTCGATGGCGGCGACCGCAGCGATGAGCGACTGAAAGGCCTCGTCCTGCGCGGTGTCGACCAGTCCGCGGGCGTCGATCTCGCCGGTCACGCGGTACTGCCGGGCCATGGCGGCATAGAGCCGGGTCAGTTCGGGGGCCTCGAAATCCTCCGGGGCCACGCGTTCGAAAACCGCGTCAATGGCGCCCGGGTTATGGAGCATGAGGGAGAGCAGGTGGAGGGCGAGTGGATCGTATTTCCGCGCCCGCTTGGCCGGCGCGGTCTCGGCGGCAGCCGCCTCCCGCGGAGCCGCCGAAATGAGCAGGTCGGGATTGAGGCCGA
This genomic window from Candidatus Zixiibacteriota bacterium contains:
- the mscL gene encoding large-conductance mechanosensitive channel protein MscL is translated as MIKEFKEFAMRGNVVDMAVGIIIGAAFGSIVKSLVDDVIMPPIGLLLGNVDFSSLFVTLKEGATAGPYATPALAKAAGAVTLNYGLFINSIISFLIVAFAVFLLVKNVNRLKSKMETPAPAAVPTTRECPFCLSTIPKAATRCPHCTSQVQADKV
- the recN gene encoding DNA repair protein RecN, which gives rise to MLRSLTIRNVALIDDAELEFGPGLIALTGETGAGKSVIVTALALALGGRADREFIRHGSPTAAIRAVFEDPATRTRCEVFREIAETAGTSKLTIDGAPAAVAQLRERAAPMAEILGQHAGQMLMNEDNHLLFLDRFAGLEPGRGEAGRLFREWRETAEELRRVRSRRDQLAAERELLMFQQAEIEKAQVRAGEEEGLERERRILDAGRSLMESATRITDAIGGDDESILDRLQLARRELDKMAAVDPALEKQAETLAEIDFQLEDLRRHLEQYGASIEDNPARLEEINFRLDELYGLKRKYGGSEEAVLAALERIREQLKERPDTDSLIAALERQAEQCAATYADHALRLTAARRQAAADLRTLVIEELAELAVDHASFLCDFAYEEDEGGVILGDRAVRPHETGLELVRFLFSANPGEPLRSLVKTASGGEISRVLLALKSAELRHGRLGPGLLVFDEVDAGIGGRTANEVARKLKKLSVSCQVLVITHLHQIARLADQHFVAEKTVARGKGKRTVITVRRLDGAAIRQEIDRMVALPEPPGR